One Gemmatimonadota bacterium DNA window includes the following coding sequences:
- a CDS encoding HEAT repeat domain-containing protein translates to MLMPPDPTAPFGELLGHLVLVLRSSPERQDLVQAALAALVARAAHGAARIEAGIENSWAVDGDTLKERLQHRRVDSISVARAAPGPELLALAQALADDQGPLPASTHIQVALVTAPVPVERPLERMAASDPALPTVPRARPGDQLAGVVEGILRELEGAVRKEQWHTVLHNAQAALRLFPGMGEEVRRPFAIAVKRLLSRAVVEQLIEQAYRIPEEQARTAEVLRAGGLPAAEQVLEVLRRGGAVGPRAFLLDAVGGMPEAFPMVAPLAKSAQPAEAWLGVELLGRLGVADAIPLLRERVTDADEKVRHAAIDALGRFREKGAVEPLRQALAHLSPETRARAGRALAARGVSQRSSGGIAMPLFAAFEVEKDPVAWQDLLETLVRLDAAEVTAALARVALERRGFLRFGAGDARRQLAIVRALGERGSPAARQALERIAAEGRGEVGEAARAALSRPPAAP, encoded by the coding sequence ATGCTCATGCCGCCCGACCCCACCGCCCCCTTCGGGGAGCTGCTTGGTCACCTGGTCCTCGTGCTCCGTTCCAGCCCGGAGCGGCAGGACCTGGTCCAGGCCGCGCTGGCCGCGCTGGTGGCCCGGGCGGCGCATGGCGCGGCCCGGATCGAGGCCGGGATCGAGAATTCCTGGGCCGTCGATGGGGATACCCTCAAGGAACGGCTACAACATCGTCGGGTGGACAGCATTTCTGTCGCCCGGGCGGCGCCGGGGCCCGAGCTGCTGGCGCTGGCCCAGGCGCTGGCGGATGACCAGGGGCCGCTGCCCGCCTCCACCCACATCCAGGTGGCCCTGGTCACGGCGCCGGTTCCCGTCGAGCGCCCCCTCGAGCGGATGGCCGCCTCGGATCCCGCGCTGCCCACCGTGCCGCGCGCCCGGCCCGGCGACCAGCTGGCCGGGGTGGTGGAGGGGATCCTGCGCGAGCTCGAGGGCGCGGTGCGGAAGGAGCAGTGGCACACCGTGCTGCACAACGCGCAGGCCGCACTCCGGCTGTTCCCCGGCATGGGGGAGGAGGTGCGCCGGCCCTTCGCGATCGCCGTGAAGCGGCTGCTCTCCCGGGCGGTGGTGGAGCAGCTCATCGAGCAGGCGTACCGGATCCCCGAGGAGCAGGCCCGCACCGCGGAGGTGCTGCGCGCCGGCGGGCTCCCCGCCGCGGAGCAGGTGCTCGAGGTGCTCCGGCGCGGCGGCGCGGTGGGGCCACGCGCCTTCCTGCTGGACGCCGTGGGGGGGATGCCCGAGGCCTTCCCGATGGTGGCGCCCCTCGCGAAGAGCGCCCAGCCGGCGGAGGCCTGGCTCGGCGTGGAGCTGCTGGGCCGCCTCGGCGTGGCCGACGCCATCCCGCTGCTGCGCGAGCGGGTCACCGACGCCGACGAGAAGGTGCGCCACGCGGCGATCGACGCCCTGGGCCGGTTCCGCGAGAAGGGGGCGGTGGAGCCGCTCCGGCAGGCGCTGGCGCACCTCTCCCCCGAGACCCGGGCACGCGCGGGGCGGGCGCTCGCCGCACGGGGCGTGAGCCAGCGGTCCTCGGGCGGCATCGCCATGCCGCTCTTTGCCGCCTTCGAGGTGGAGAAGGACCCGGTGGCCTGGCAGGACCTGCTCGAGACCCTGGTGCGGCTCGACGCGGCGGAGGTGACGGCCGCGCTGGCGCGGGTGGCGCTGGAACGGCGCGGGTTCCTGCGCTTCGGCGCGGGCGATGCGCGGCGGCAGCTGGCGATCGTGCGCGCGCTGGGGGAGCGGGGGAGTCCCGCGGCCCGGCAGGCGCTGGAACGGATCGCGGCGGAGGGCCGGGGGGAGGTCGGGGAGGCGGCGCGCGCGGCGCTGTCGCGTCCCCCCGCGGCGCCCTAG
- a CDS encoding efflux RND transporter permease subunit → MKLSDVSIRRPVLASMLSLALVLFGVIGYLKLPVREYPDVDPPVISITTVLPGASPQVVETAVTDILEEELSTLPGLRTLTSASAEQSSNITLEFTLDRDVDVAAQDVRDKVSRVRDRLPEDVREPVIAKQEADADPFFWMALSGENYSMLQLSDIADRNVKKRLQSLAGVGSAFIAGERRYSMRLWLSTAALAAYDVTVQDVEAAVRDRNVEVPAGRIESTKREFTVRSLGELKTPEEFQELVVRNTGSQLVKLKDLARVELGPEDERGALRFKGATALGVGIVRQSKANLISVADEIRSAMPAIQASLPPGVKLEVAFDGSVYVRRSIQEAQETLVIAAGLVILIIFVFLRNLRATIIPGLAIPTSIVSTFAIMYFLGFSVNNLTLLALTLAIGIVVDDAIIVLENAYRHQEELHEDPVTAATNGTREIAFAVIATTISLVAVFTPLAFLQGNTGRLFNEFGIAVAGSVLISGFVALTLTPMLCARVLRVPPRHGALYQALERGFDGLANGYARSLGWALRHRALVVALVLLSAGGSVFLFQGLKREFVPPEDRGWFLTFAIAPEGSTLEYTDAYMHRLEDVLARTEGIEAYFSITGGFLGAPSQGIVFSLLKDWGERTKSVDDIIGEVQPQYFGVPGVMAFASNPPAFGGFGKPMQFVVQHPDFDSLVHGVDTLLKRARQVPGLVNVDSDLRVNKPQLTVAFDRDRAEDLGVPVGDVAGALQVLLGGRRISTFTRENKQYDVIAQLTAGERATPSDMTGIYLRGRDGGLVQLNSVATVTEGVGPRQLSHFNRIRSATIDANLLPGFTLGEALDSMRALGREVLPAGSSVALSGESRELEESGSSLYFAFVLALVVVFMVLASQFESLIHPFTVLLAVPLAITGALLTLFVFRSTINLYSQIGMVLLIGLVTKNSILLVEYANQLKERGMATLDAVVEAARIRLRPILMTSVSTIMGALPIALGLGAGSISRRPLGYAIAGGILVSTLLTLYVVPVVYTIFDRAMTREHHDLGLDTPAAAEERS, encoded by the coding sequence ATGAAGCTCTCCGACGTTTCCATCCGCCGCCCGGTGCTGGCCAGCATGCTGAGCCTCGCGCTGGTGCTCTTCGGCGTGATCGGGTACCTGAAGCTGCCGGTCCGGGAGTACCCCGACGTGGACCCGCCGGTCATCTCCATCACCACCGTGCTGCCGGGCGCGAGCCCGCAGGTGGTGGAGACGGCGGTGACCGACATCCTGGAGGAGGAGCTGTCCACCCTCCCGGGGCTGCGCACGCTCACCAGCGCCTCGGCGGAGCAGTCGAGCAACATCACGCTGGAGTTCACCCTCGACCGCGACGTGGACGTGGCCGCGCAGGACGTGCGGGACAAGGTGTCGCGGGTGCGGGACCGGCTGCCGGAGGACGTGCGCGAGCCGGTGATCGCCAAGCAGGAGGCCGACGCCGACCCGTTCTTCTGGATGGCGCTCTCGGGCGAGAACTACAGCATGCTGCAGCTGTCGGACATCGCCGACCGGAACGTCAAGAAGCGGCTGCAGAGCCTGGCCGGCGTGGGATCCGCGTTCATCGCCGGCGAGCGGCGCTATTCCATGCGCCTGTGGCTCTCGACCGCGGCGCTGGCCGCCTACGACGTGACGGTGCAGGACGTCGAGGCCGCCGTCCGGGACCGGAACGTGGAGGTGCCGGCGGGGCGGATCGAGTCGACCAAGCGGGAGTTCACCGTCCGGTCGCTGGGCGAGCTCAAGACGCCGGAGGAGTTCCAGGAGCTGGTGGTGCGCAACACCGGCTCCCAGCTGGTCAAGCTCAAGGACCTGGCCCGGGTGGAGCTTGGGCCGGAGGATGAGCGGGGCGCGCTGCGCTTCAAGGGCGCCACGGCGCTCGGCGTGGGCATCGTGCGGCAGTCCAAGGCCAACCTCATCAGCGTGGCCGACGAGATCCGCAGCGCCATGCCCGCCATCCAGGCCTCGCTGCCACCGGGGGTGAAGCTCGAGGTGGCGTTCGACGGCTCGGTGTACGTGCGCCGCTCCATCCAGGAGGCGCAGGAGACGCTGGTCATCGCGGCGGGGCTGGTGATCCTGATCATCTTCGTGTTCCTGCGGAACCTGCGGGCCACGATCATCCCCGGCCTCGCGATCCCGACGTCGATCGTCTCGACCTTCGCGATCATGTACTTCCTCGGCTTCTCGGTCAACAACCTGACGCTGCTCGCGCTCACGCTCGCCATCGGCATCGTGGTGGACGACGCGATCATCGTGCTGGAGAACGCCTACCGGCACCAGGAGGAGCTGCACGAGGACCCGGTCACCGCGGCCACCAACGGCACGCGCGAGATCGCCTTCGCGGTCATCGCCACCACCATCTCGCTGGTGGCGGTGTTCACGCCGCTGGCCTTCCTGCAGGGCAACACCGGTCGCCTGTTCAACGAGTTCGGCATCGCGGTGGCGGGGTCGGTGCTCATCTCCGGCTTCGTGGCGCTGACCCTCACCCCGATGCTCTGCGCCCGGGTGCTCCGGGTGCCGCCGCGCCACGGCGCGCTGTACCAGGCGCTGGAGCGCGGCTTCGACGGCCTGGCCAACGGCTACGCCCGCTCCCTCGGCTGGGCGCTCCGTCACCGGGCCCTCGTGGTGGCGCTGGTGCTGCTCTCCGCCGGCGGCTCGGTGTTCCTCTTCCAGGGGCTCAAGCGGGAGTTCGTGCCGCCGGAGGACCGGGGGTGGTTCCTCACCTTCGCCATCGCGCCCGAGGGGTCCACCCTCGAGTACACCGACGCCTACATGCACCGGCTCGAGGACGTGCTGGCGCGCACCGAGGGGATCGAGGCCTACTTCAGCATCACCGGCGGCTTCCTCGGCGCGCCAAGCCAGGGCATCGTCTTCTCGCTGCTCAAGGACTGGGGCGAGCGGACCAAGTCGGTGGACGACATCATCGGCGAGGTGCAGCCGCAGTACTTCGGGGTGCCCGGCGTGATGGCGTTCGCCAGCAACCCGCCCGCCTTCGGCGGCTTCGGCAAGCCGATGCAGTTCGTGGTGCAGCACCCCGACTTCGACAGCCTGGTGCACGGGGTGGACACCCTGCTCAAGCGGGCGCGGCAGGTGCCGGGGCTGGTGAACGTCGACTCGGACCTGCGGGTGAACAAGCCGCAGCTCACGGTGGCCTTCGACCGCGACCGCGCCGAGGACCTCGGCGTGCCGGTGGGCGACGTGGCCGGCGCGCTGCAGGTGCTGCTCGGCGGCCGCCGCATCAGCACCTTCACCCGGGAAAACAAGCAGTACGACGTCATCGCCCAGCTCACGGCGGGGGAGCGCGCCACCCCCAGCGACATGACCGGCATCTACCTGCGGGGCCGGGACGGCGGGCTGGTCCAGCTCAACTCGGTGGCCACCGTGACCGAGGGCGTGGGCCCGCGGCAGCTGAGCCACTTCAACCGCATCCGCTCCGCCACCATCGACGCCAACCTGCTCCCCGGCTTCACCCTCGGCGAGGCGCTCGACTCCATGCGCGCGCTGGGCCGGGAGGTCCTGCCGGCCGGCAGCTCGGTGGCGCTGTCCGGCGAGTCACGGGAGCTGGAGGAGTCGGGGAGCTCGCTGTACTTCGCGTTCGTGCTGGCGCTGGTGGTGGTGTTCATGGTGCTGGCCAGCCAGTTCGAGTCGCTGATCCACCCCTTCACGGTGCTGCTCGCGGTGCCGCTGGCCATCACCGGGGCGCTGCTCACGCTGTTCGTGTTCCGCTCCACCATCAACCTGTACAGCCAGATCGGCATGGTGCTGCTCATCGGGCTGGTGACCAAGAACTCGATCCTGCTGGTGGAGTACGCCAACCAGCTCAAGGAGCGGGGCATGGCCACCCTCGACGCGGTGGTGGAGGCGGCCCGGATCCGGCTGCGGCCCATCCTCATGACCTCGGTGTCCACGATCATGGGCGCGCTGCCGATCGCGCTGGGGCTCGGTGCCGGCTCGATCAGCCGCCGCCCGCTCGGGTACGCCATCGCCGGCGGCATCCTGGTGTCCACCCTGCTCACGCTGTACGTGGTGCCGGTGGTCTACACCATCTTCGACCGGGCGATGACCCGGGAACACCACGACCTGGGGCTGGACACGCCGGCCGCCGCGGAGGAGAGGTCATGA
- a CDS encoding TolC family protein → MIPALLAAALLAAPAAPAPADTLPVVTLAEALERAVRLDPDYIRALGSVSEADWGRKAARLAFLVPSVTASLDYTKYSQAFFNIGTFSQSSTSSTFNAGLSYEIFSARKFAELGRSQAELEAATSTGEQRRFAAALLVESAYYAVLADDELARVSRGRAARAEEQLRLARARVLSGAAVQSDSLSVRLELVRARVALLRRESALRVSRLELGRRIGIDGPADAAPLGAEPSPALPFGLAEAIGAALEQGPEYRAARARERSSEAALRARRGAYLPTLTLSAGHTRFDVKLFPSATTVNSATLTLSLPIWNNGERELAILQARSSRDVARAIRSDLERAALRDVTEAYDGYETARAAVTLAEDGAAVAQENYRVQQARYQAGATTVLDLITAQNDLSDAEAELVQSRYSARLALARLEAILGRRIVSSNGGGQ, encoded by the coding sequence ATGATCCCGGCGCTCCTGGCCGCGGCCCTGCTGGCGGCCCCCGCCGCCCCGGCGCCCGCCGACACCCTCCCGGTGGTGACCCTGGCCGAGGCGCTCGAGCGCGCGGTGCGGCTCGATCCCGACTACATCCGCGCCCTGGGCAGCGTCTCGGAGGCCGACTGGGGCCGCAAGGCGGCGCGGCTGGCCTTCCTGGTTCCCTCGGTGACGGCAAGTCTCGACTACACCAAGTACTCCCAGGCGTTCTTCAACATCGGCACCTTCTCGCAGTCGAGCACCTCGAGCACCTTCAACGCGGGGCTGAGCTACGAGATCTTCAGCGCCCGCAAGTTCGCCGAGCTGGGCCGCAGCCAGGCGGAACTCGAGGCGGCCACCTCCACCGGCGAGCAGCGGCGCTTCGCCGCGGCGCTGCTCGTCGAGTCGGCCTACTACGCGGTGCTGGCCGACGACGAGCTTGCACGGGTGAGCCGCGGCCGCGCCGCGCGGGCGGAGGAGCAGCTGCGGCTGGCGCGGGCACGGGTGCTGTCGGGGGCGGCGGTGCAGTCCGATTCGCTCTCGGTGCGGCTGGAGCTGGTGCGGGCGCGGGTGGCGCTGCTGCGGCGGGAGTCGGCGCTGCGGGTCTCGCGGCTGGAGCTGGGCCGGCGGATCGGGATCGACGGGCCCGCCGACGCCGCGCCCCTCGGCGCCGAGCCCTCGCCGGCGCTGCCGTTCGGGCTGGCCGAGGCGATCGGCGCCGCGCTGGAGCAGGGTCCCGAGTATCGTGCCGCCCGGGCGCGGGAGCGCTCCTCCGAGGCGGCGCTGCGGGCCCGCCGCGGCGCCTACCTCCCCACGCTCACCCTGAGCGCCGGGCACACCCGGTTCGACGTGAAGCTCTTCCCCAGCGCCACCACGGTGAACAGCGCCACCCTCACCCTCTCGCTTCCCATCTGGAACAACGGGGAGCGCGAGCTGGCCATCCTGCAGGCCCGGTCCAGCCGCGACGTGGCCCGCGCCATCCGCTCCGACCTGGAGCGGGCCGCCCTGCGCGACGTGACCGAGGCGTACGACGGGTACGAGACCGCACGCGCCGCCGTGACCCTCGCGGAAGACGGGGCGGCGGTGGCGCAGGAGAACTACCGGGTGCAGCAGGCCCGCTACCAGGCCGGCGCCACGACGGTGCTCGACCTCATCACGGCCCAGAACGACCTCAGCGACGCCGAGGCCGAACTGGTCCAGTCCCGGTACTCGGCGCGGCTCGCGCTGGCCCGGCTCGAGGCGATTCTCGGCCGGCGGATCGTGTCATCGAATGGAGGCGGTCAGTGA
- a CDS encoding efflux RND transporter periplasmic adaptor subunit translates to MTSARILTLGAAAALLLSCKGKAAAGGPGGGDGGGFALPVEVAAARQDTVVDAVLATGQVEAIQSAELRPEVEGRITEILMREGSEVGQGDALFRVDDQELRAQVARAEAERDLAEQALTRTRQLLEQNAASAADLERAEATARGSRASLDLLKLRLARTTVRAPFAGVVGQRYVSLGDYVTSSDRLVIIQTVDPQRVAFNVPERYAGVVRRGQKVAFRVAAVTGEELTGTVDFVSPEVQLPGRTLLVKALVPNGRRLLQAGMFAEARLATATRPRAVVVPEEAVLAVQGVYVVWVVQEGKVARRPVSLGVRSPGEVEITSGVQPGEQVVVGGLEMLQDGAPVSPTVVERGPATRKE, encoded by the coding sequence GTGACCTCGGCTCGTATCCTCACCCTCGGCGCGGCGGCCGCGCTCCTCCTCTCGTGCAAGGGCAAGGCGGCCGCGGGCGGGCCGGGTGGCGGCGACGGCGGCGGGTTCGCCCTCCCGGTGGAGGTCGCCGCCGCCCGCCAGGACACCGTGGTGGACGCCGTGCTCGCCACCGGCCAGGTCGAGGCCATCCAGTCCGCGGAGCTGCGGCCCGAGGTCGAGGGCCGCATCACCGAGATCCTGATGCGCGAGGGCAGCGAGGTGGGGCAGGGCGACGCCCTGTTCCGCGTCGACGACCAGGAGCTGCGGGCGCAGGTGGCGCGGGCGGAGGCCGAGCGAGACCTCGCCGAGCAGGCGCTCACCCGCACCCGGCAGCTGCTGGAGCAGAACGCCGCCAGCGCCGCCGACCTGGAGCGGGCCGAAGCCACCGCGCGCGGCAGCCGGGCCAGCCTCGACCTGCTCAAGCTCCGGCTGGCGCGCACCACCGTCCGGGCGCCGTTTGCCGGCGTGGTGGGGCAGCGCTACGTGAGCCTGGGCGACTACGTCACCAGCAGCGACCGGCTGGTGATCATCCAGACCGTGGACCCGCAGCGGGTGGCGTTCAACGTGCCGGAGCGCTACGCCGGCGTGGTGCGCCGGGGCCAGAAGGTGGCGTTCCGGGTGGCCGCGGTGACCGGCGAGGAGCTGACGGGCACGGTGGACTTCGTGAGCCCCGAGGTGCAGCTGCCCGGCCGGACCCTGCTGGTCAAGGCGCTGGTGCCCAACGGCCGCCGGCTGCTGCAGGCGGGCATGTTCGCCGAGGCGCGGCTGGCCACGGCCACCCGGCCGCGGGCGGTGGTGGTGCCGGAGGAGGCGGTGCTCGCGGTACAGGGCGTCTACGTGGTGTGGGTGGTGCAGGAGGGCAAGGTGGCGCGGCGCCCGGTGAGCCTCGGCGTCCGCTCCCCCGGCGAGGTGGAGATCACCAGCGGGGTGCAGCCCGGCGAGCAGGTGGTGGTGGGCGGCCTCGAGATGCTGCAGGACGGCGCGCCGGTCAGCCCCACGGTGGTGGAACGCGGGCCGGCGACCCGGAAGGAATAG